The genomic stretch CTGTAAGCTCTCCCAAGTTTGATTTAAAGGTACCGCCGGAAGTAGTGACTTCATAGTTTTCAGGATCGCAAATCCCATAACATGGTCCGTCTCCAAAACCACAACCGGAGTCTGTCGTCGGAGGCCAGGGGTTGGATGAGCCAGGAGTGGGTATTTCGGACTCATGTTCGTACAGCTGAAGACAGCGGATAAAATTGTCGGCTCTATCGTTCAAATTGACAATGGGAAACTGAATCGTCATATCAGCTTCATCCTCACATATCCGGAAGTTTTTGTCTTCGGTGCGGGGTCTTAGCGCATCGTTGATTTCGGATACTTCCGCTACTACGTTTTTTATTTCATGTATATTATTGGCTCCACCGATGGATGCGGCAAAGCCAAGCTTTAAAGTCTCAAAACCTGCATAATTGTAAGGCTCTTGATCAAAAATCTGTACTATTCTTTCATTACCATCTGTATTAACCAGCATATACATAGAAAGCAAGTATCCTGATCCATTAGGTTCAAGATTAAGAAAAACCTTTCTATAACCTACCTGATCACAACTTTCAACCCTTTGGTTCGATGTCACGTCAAGGGTAAACTCCTCTCCCGGCTCGACACACAAGGTGCAAGCGGGGCTTGAATAGTTGGTGTACTTATGTAGAGATCTGAGGTATGGATAAGGTATTGGAGAAGCATTGTGGGGACCTCTCACCAAAATCGAATGGGGTCTTAGCCACTGTCCTGCATTTTGCTCTGCTGGTGTTGGCATCGGCGGTGCATCTAGATTTGGCTCATAGTCCTCAATACCTGTAACCCTTCCTTCCGTATTGGTCGCAAAATTCCCATATTCATCCAGGGAAACACCAATATATCCACCAGTCAATCCCGGATTATTGTTTGCCAAGCAGCGCTGATAGCTCTCAATTTGTGCAGGTGTAGCTCCAGATCCAGGATCTACACACTGTCTTTGATACGGAGCATAACTAAGTGATCCACCTAGCCCCCCGGGTCTAAATTGCCATGGCCCAGTAACATTGCCATACCTTCCATCAAACATGAAGAAGCTGATTCCGTCAGCCCCAACATTAGATGTGGATCCATAGCTGAAATATTCAAATGAAACTTTTACCCCATATTTTGAAGAAAATGGAATATCTATGTAAGCATAGCCGACATTTCCCTGATCCGTATTTCCTGAAGCTTCAGTTAGTCTTAGGGCACCTTGACCATTGGGTTGATTAGTCAAATATGCTCCAAGCTTTCCTACTTCTCCACCTAATATAGTTTCGCCCCTAGTTTGATCAAGAGTGCCCGTAAAGGGCTCACAATAAGGGAACCCCTCCCTGGAGATAGATATGGCATCCTGAGCACTAGTACGTAATGCCAGCGTAAGAAACAACCATAGACAGAAAAAAAAGCGTTTGTCCAATATGGTCATGGATAGATTATGTAGTAGTAGTCTCAAATATACAGAATACCCCCGCAATTTCGGTGCCTTGTACTTTCGGAAATCAAATAACCTCCGTTTCAACCACATATATGGGGCGGTTCTTGGACTCATTGAAAATCTTGGAAATAAATATCCCCACTACTCCGATAGATAACATATTCATCCCTCCCAGAAATAGAATAATGGCAATAGTAGAACTATATCCTGCAACATCGATTTCCATAAAAAAAGGTCTGAGTACAATGAATATCAAATACAAGAAGGAGAAAAAAGTGATAGCAAACCCTGTACCCACGATCACTTTGAGTGGCATATCTGAAAAAGAAACGATTCCGTCAAAAGCCAGCGCAAACAGTTTAAGGTAATTCTGCTTGGGCTTACCATGCATTCTGGAAGGTCTGGAATAAGTAATGGTTGCGGTTTTGAAGCCAGGCCAGGACAAAATCCCTTTCATAAAACGGGTCTTTTCCTTTAGCTGGTTGACGGCCTGCACCACCCGCTTATCCATCAATCTAAAATCGCCGACATTTTCAGGGATATTGCTATCCGAGAGTTTGTTGATGAGTTTATAAAAAAAGCGTGCTGATACAGATTTCATCAGCCCTTCGTCCCGGTCTGAACGCTTTGCATTGACTACCATAAAACCTTTTTTCCACTCTTCTATCATACTTTCCAACAACTCCGGAGGATCCTGAAGATCGCAGTCCATAGGAATCACTACATCCCCGGTGGCATGATGAAGGCCGCATGTAAGAGCCGCTTCCTTGCCAAAATTCCTGCTAAATTTTATGCATTTCAGTTGAGGAAATCTTACCTTATAAGAAACCAAAATCTCAAATGTGCCATCCTCGCTTCCGTCATCCACACATACAATTTCATACGCATGCCCAAGCGACTCCAACACAGACACCAGCCGTTCAAAGTAGAATTGAATACTTTCTGACTCGTTAAAAAAAGGGGTGACAATTGAAATTTTCATTTTCTTTGAAGTTTCCTTAAGTAATCCTATCCAGTGATTTCCCTGGCCGGTACTCCTCCCAAAGCTGCACCATCATTGAGGCATGATTTGACCACACATGCAGAGGCTCCTATCTTAATGTTATCGGCAAGTTGCAGCGGCCCTAAAATAACAGCATTCGCTCCTAAAAAGCAGTTATTCCCAAGAAGAATATCTCCAAATTTTCCAGCATCCTTACTTCCGATCACATTACCTCCGGTAAGGGTAAGATCATCACCTATTTGGGCATAGCCAGAT from Algoriphagus sp. NG3 encodes the following:
- a CDS encoding glycosyltransferase family 2 protein, with the protein product MKISIVTPFFNESESIQFYFERLVSVLESLGHAYEIVCVDDGSEDGTFEILVSYKVRFPQLKCIKFSRNFGKEAALTCGLHHATGDVVIPMDCDLQDPPELLESMIEEWKKGFMVVNAKRSDRDEGLMKSVSARFFYKLINKLSDSNIPENVGDFRLMDKRVVQAVNQLKEKTRFMKGILSWPGFKTATITYSRPSRMHGKPKQNYLKLFALAFDGIVSFSDMPLKVIVGTGFAITFFSFLYLIFIVLRPFFMEIDVAGYSSTIAIILFLGGMNMLSIGVVGIFISKIFNESKNRPIYVVETEVI